The genome window ATTTAATCCAAAAACAATTGTGGACTTTTCGATTCCAGAGCCATCAAAAATTGAAATAAGGATATTTGATTTAAAGGGAAATGAAGTTTTCCTCGGATATGATATAATAGAAAATGCCGGGAATTATCAATTCCGTTGGGATGCAAGGACAGATGTTGATAAATCACTTCCTGCTGGTGTTTATTTATTATTGTTTGAATCTCGAACTTTAGATGAAAGGAAGTATTATTCAAAGTCTGTAAAGATGATATTGTTGAAGTAGAGTAATTAATAAGCGCTTTGAACGCCAAATGACAACGAACCTGTGGCAGAAATGGTGATTCCCTTATCTATAAAAGTAAAGGAATAACTTCCATTTTTCCTTCCGCTTTGTAAATTCCCCACTCATTATTCAACCCGATTTCTAAAGGATATTTCATGAAAATTATATTAACGACACTTTCTGTTACAGCTCTCTTAATGTGTTCCGGATGTGATATGTCGCCGGAAGATGCAACCACCGCGCTTCATCAGCTGTTTGAGGACGAGTGGGAAAAGGGACTGAAAGAGCATCCTGAAAGCGCAACATATCAGGGTGATGACCGCTACAACGACCGGCTGACAGACTTAAGTATAGATGCTATTGAAAAACGGCATGAGGATTCCGATGACCTTTTGAAAAAGCTAAATAAGATTCCGCGGGAACAATTGTCTGAACCTGATAAACTGAATTTCGATCTGTATCGCAAAAAACTCACACGTAGATTAGAAGGGTTTCAATACAAAGGCTATCTGATGCCGATCGACCAAATGGGAGGTGTCCAGATTAATTCACCGAATTTGGTCAATATAACGCCATTCAGAAATCAAACGGATTTTGACAATTACTTGAAGCGGTTGGAAGCAGTTCCGGTTTACGTGGATCAAATTATTGAGCTGATGGAAAAAGGTCTTGATGAGGGATTTATTCAGCCGAAAATCATTCTCAGATCTGTTCCTGAACAAATTAAAGCTCAGTATAACTTGGAAGTTGAAGACAGCCCGTTCTTCAAACCGTTTAAAGAAAAATTAACGGCCTTGCCCGACTCACTGCATGAGACGTATGTATTGTGGGGAAAAGAAGCGGTCGGAAACCATATTTTTGGATCCTTTACCAAATTAGATGAATTCTTTTCGGAAGAATATTTACCGAGCGCGAGGGAAGATGTTGGCGCCATGCATTTCCCGAACGGAGAAGCGTATTATGCTTTTCAAATAGAGAATTATACAACTACCAAGAAGTCTGCAGAAGAGATTCACCGCATTGGTCTGAATGAAGTACTGCGCATCCGAAACGAAATGGATGAGGTGATTGCTGAATCCGGTTTTCAGGGAGGCTTTAAACAATTTGTGGAATATCTCAGAACCAATCCGGATTTCTATTATTCGACGGCGGAAGAATTATTGGAAGGGTACCAAGCCATTTGCAAAAAAGCTGATCCTGAATTGGTGAAGCTGTTTGGTGTTCTTCCGAGAATGCCGTACGGCGTAAAGCCGATTCCGGATTATCAGGCGCCCGCTTCACCGACTGCATATTATTATTCCGGTTCCAAGGAAGGAAACCGGCCGGGATATTTTTGGGCAAATACCTATAAAATTGAAACGCGCCCCAAATATGAAATGGAAGCGCTGTCCCTGCACGAAGCGGTTCCGGGGCACCATCTTCAGATTTCATTAGCTCAGGAATTGGAAAACGTTCCGGAGTTTCGGAAGCACGGAGGATTCACCGCCTTTACCGAAGGGTGGGGTCTTTATTC of Candidatus Neomarinimicrobiota bacterium contains these proteins:
- a CDS encoding DUF885 domain-containing protein, which codes for MKIILTTLSVTALLMCSGCDMSPEDATTALHQLFEDEWEKGLKEHPESATYQGDDRYNDRLTDLSIDAIEKRHEDSDDLLKKLNKIPREQLSEPDKLNFDLYRKKLTRRLEGFQYKGYLMPIDQMGGVQINSPNLVNITPFRNQTDFDNYLKRLEAVPVYVDQIIELMEKGLDEGFIQPKIILRSVPEQIKAQYNLEVEDSPFFKPFKEKLTALPDSLHETYVLWGKEAVGNHIFGSFTKLDEFFSEEYLPSAREDVGAMHFPNGEAYYAFQIENYTTTKKSAEEIHRIGLNEVLRIRNEMDEVIAESGFQGGFKQFVEYLRTNPDFYYSTAEELLEGYQAICKKADPELVKLFGVLPRMPYGVKPIPDYQAPASPTAYYYSGSKEGNRPGYFWANTYKIETRPKYEMEALSLHEAVPGHHLQISLAQELENVPEFRKHGGFTAFTEGWGLYSEKLGEEMGFYQDPYSKFGQLTYEMWRACRLVVDTGMHAFGWPREKAIKFMLDNTAKTENDVTVEIDRYIAWPGQALAYKIGELKIRELRQKAEDALGEQFNIRDFHDIVLGNGSIPLDLLEENVNQHISSILDVEG